In Diadema setosum chromosome 7, eeDiaSeto1, whole genome shotgun sequence, the DNA window TAATAGCAACTACCACTATTTCATGGCGTCCAATTAATTGGGGTGACGAATCGAGTTGCTTTTCTAAAAAGATTTTAAAGCTTTGCCATTGGTGTGAGCGGTGGACTTGTCAAGTTTGCAATATTTAGATGCAAATTCTCCCGGTGTAGTAAGCTTGTTGGAATTTTCTTGTTTGGCAAGTTATTTGATCTtttattgtatttgttttcttttctttgtctcaGATCATTGCCAAGCTCAAGCAAGGAGAGACGGTGGAGGAGGAAGACGCATAGAAGAAATTctgggaatgaaaaaaaaaaaaaagaggaaatagacaatcatattgttttcattgtttgaaGAGCAGGGATGTATTCATGAGGAGCATGGaagttttactttcattttggaTTAAACAGCTTGTGGCTGGCAGCATCACAGCGGGGCATCATTGCCCTGCAGTGACTGCCACCTAAATTTGTGGTAGCCAACACACCCGTTTGCTATCCTGGTAGATGCTCTTCTTGTAATGTTCTATCATGAAGAGGTTTTAATGTGACATGTTCCTGAAGAATTGTTGGTAAATGTCTCCCTGGTATGTCTTTTCTCTTTGGTGGCATATAAGTTGCTAATTGCTCTTAGTGCGATGTGAGATAGATAGCCTCATTtagaaatatttcttgtcactttttttgtgtgtgctcaTCTGCAGATTGTCTAAATGAAGAAGGatttaatgtgtgtgttgtatCTCATGTAATCTTAGACATAATATTGTAGTTTGCAAGTGGCCACGACCATTTCCAGTATGACTTAAAGATGAATAAATGGGGGAGGTGGTTGCTGGTCCTAGAATCAAGAATGGACTGAGTTTACCTTTAGGTTACTAGTACAGTCCTAAGAACTCCTTCTCCAGGAGCAGTgtccctctttctctttatgGTATGAAGGTTTCTTTCTGGAAGAAATGAACAATCACCTTTGGGAGAAACCAAGGGAAGTTTCCAGCAAGTTTCTGGTTCTATGgatacttgggggggggggggcattattcATAAATgctacttttgtttgtttacatgtcCATGCTTTTTACCATTATAGATTAACTTCAACCCAGAAGTGATCATTGCAATACGCAAATAAAATGTATAGGCTTACTAGGAACACAGGTCACTAGGAGAACAAATGTTTTGTTGCAAGCTCTTTCCAAGTGAGATaatgcatgtgccaaatttgttCTTATAGAAACTGGTGTCATGTTTAGAGTTTGTGTTATTGGTGACAACATACAAGCACTTTACACACAAGCATATATTTGTACAGGGATCAACACTACCTTTTTTCCCTGGTGGCCTGTTCTGGCCTctaatttctttaaatttccaattttggtggccccaaatacgaatgtatgtaaaataaaagaaaacataacagTACCGTTCTGAATCATAGTTGCCATATCGAGCCACCGAAAGATATGCTTTTTGAAAGTTTGGTGGCATGATATAATTTTTTACTGGCCTTGGACCACCGGGCCACCACTAATGTTGAGCCctgcatgtatataatataatatgtatataatagaGACATATTACGTGAATGAATTACGCTGAAAAGAGACGATTTCAAACAGTAGTGTAACAAGTTTTATATACACAATCCTGAGATTTGAGATttgatgatatgaaatgaattgaCCAATACATATAAATATGAGCTGTACAAAATAGGAACTGCATAGGGCTTGGAACCATGGCGCTGCATGTAGTAAGATGTTCTTCAAATCACGCATGGTATGGTGGAATCCGACATTTTGGAAGATTTATTCTGCAAAGTAGATGCATGTGCCTCTCAATTCTTAAGGATTCAACAAGACAAATCATGTGTGCTGTAACtaggtttgtttatttgttttgttttcctagACGATGACAAGTGTAAAGATTTAGCATTGctgaaactgttcatgcatagTACTAGTATAATGTGATTGGTCTTGTGCATTGTACACAATACACATACCTTTAGAAATGAAATCCAAGTGTAATTAAGATTATGTAATTACATCATCTTTTATACGAAGTATTTTCAGCTAAATTGTTTGgattatacgcatgcatacctTATATACCACAAACATTTGTACAAATATCTGTCGAATTATGTACATAagacacaaaattatttttttttaatactcatttaatcattttttgtATGATGAAGAATCACACACTCTGTACATTTGATCTtaacaaaatgtatttacatAGATGCATCTTCTAAGTGATATACAGTTTTACTTAATATATTTATACCATCATAAAGGCTATCGGAATGTAAATATTCAATCTGATTATTGCGTAAATTATTGAACAAATGTATTCTTGTCTTTCCGTCCATTCCATTCAAACCTTGATTTGTCGTCAATTGCTAATACGCTAGAGCTGTGATGAATATGCCTGCATGCTGTCAACTAGTTTCTCTCTTATTTCAATTGATTACTCTCATGCTGCTTCTAGAGAATTAATGTGCCTCGATTTATTCAAGACTGTAACGTTAGTCATTCAGCAGGCTGTATTCAGATTGATCTGTATGTGATAATGTGCTTGTTTTGACGTTGGTCAGTGtgacgtagaaaaaaaaaagaaaaaacaacccaaaaaacaaccaacaaacaTTCATTTCTATATTCACGCTaactttttcactttttgaagtAATGAATTGGTAAGAGGACTCCATTCTGCGACCTTTTAATTTCCACTAACTTTCAAAAGGTAGCGCTGCAGGTTCTGAAGCGTTCACTGGTATACACAGAATATAGAATCTATCCtttgtgactgtgtgtgtgaaCATAATCGTTATAGAGCCTGTGAATAAAGGCAAGTTCCGAATCATGATATTCGAAgtgcttttgttctttttacGTCTGTACGTTGTAGCGGAGATCACCCCTGATAAGGAAAGCAAACTTCTGCAGTGGAAGGAAGAAATGTGTGTGAGAGAGCAAACCTGTTCGATTTCTCGACATAAAAGGTCAATTTTCTGTTGAATTTGTCTAGTTCTTCACCAGCATGTAGGaacatttgaatatgaaagaaaatttacAAAAGCTTGAAACTAACAATAAAACCTAATTACCGAGTGTATATACATTACAATACGAAAAGAGCCCATAAACAGACGATAGTTACATAAACACGGCACGCGCACAGAAGCACATACAAATTAATAAGATAGAACACACAGGCTACACGTTTACACAGTCACCGTGCTTTTGATATGTACGTTTAGCAAATACAATAATGCGCTAACTCTTGGTCTTATAATCGAAGTACTCGAATTCCACGTGCAACTGTGCGTTTGTTATGTACGCATGGCTATGTACAATATTACGCCGTGAAAGACCGAAAAGAAAGGGCAAATATGGAACCCTCCCCCTCTATTGAATACTGTATCTTAAAATTGAGGACTTCAAATGTGAAAGCCGAAataaaaaaggggagggggccaAATGTcggactccccccccccccccactatctTGAAATCAAAGTATTAAAATTCTCTGAGCAACTGTGCGTTTGGTATGTAAATATGGATATGTTCAATATCAACCCGCgaaagatcgaaaaaaaaaaggggccAAACTATCCTTTCTATCTACTTTAGATCTTAAAATCGAAGTATTCAAATTCTATGTGCAGCTGTACGTTTTATGTGTAATTATGgctgtatacatgtgtatttcgCCATTAAAGACCGAAAAGAAAGAGCCAAATATAGGACCCCTCTCCTCTACTGTAGATGTTTAAATCGAAGCACAGTATTCAAATTCTAGGAGCAGCATGTATGTCGCTTGCCAGTGGTGTAGACGTGTTTGTCGCCATCCTGATGAAAGCTTTCGTCTCCATCGCGAGATTGCTTTCTCCGAAGTCTTCGACTTCGTCGTGGCTTCTTCGCTTTTCGCTCTTTCTTTGGTTGGCGAAGTCGTCGCTTCTCGCTCTTTTTCTTCTCGGCGGCGACAGTCTTAGTCAGTGGACGCGGCGATCTGAGGAGACGAGATAGGAAAGAGTTTTCCTCGACCTGTGAAGGGCATTTTACCGTGTTGCATTCCGTGCCTACGTCGACGCTGCGCTGACTCGAAGCCGTGTCCTGATCCGAATAGGGTGTTTGGTTATCACAGTCAGCAACTGTTGCGTCTTCAGGGAAAGCACAAACGTCCATTCTTGAAGACATGGCTGCAACGGTAGCTGCAGTGGTGAAGGGAAAGTTTGGGTCGTATTTGCCCAGGATGGTACCTGAGGAGCTGGATGGAAAATGTCCTAGCGATCCTAATCTTGGTTCTACTGTCGGCGTCAAGGATGAACCAGAATTTCCCTGCTGTGTATCACTATCTTCAGAAGAGACTGCGCAATGTGAACGCTGGTACACAGATAAATGAAGTGCCGGTGAGCGGGTCGATTTTTGACCCCGGCTGTCATAACGCATATTTTCACTGGAAGAGTCGCTGGCGTGGATGTCAATGGCATCGGAAGTCTTTCCGCTGCAATCATCAGCGAATGGATCTTGGGAGTCTATCAGGCTGCAGACATCCACCGTACTGCTCTCATCGCCTGAGACCGAGTCACTGGCTGTAGTCAAATATTCAGAGGTCATCGTAGAGACGGCCTCGAAATCGTCGACAATTCCACCTTGCGATTTCCTCATTAAAATCTCCGTCCCTTCATCCCCGCATGTGTCAGGATCAGTTGTCTTTCCTTTTTTGGTCTTGTCCTGTTTCCGTTTTTCTTGCTTATCAAGCCACGCATCCGCCCGGCAGAGCGCGGTCACTTTCACCATGTTCGCGCGCTTTCTCCCGGTAGGATTCCTCTTCCGCTTCTTATGTCTCTCTTTCGATCGTTCATTATCAAtgacgagcaccatttcatcttcatcttcacgTCGACTCGTGTTTGGATTTCCATCCGACGTTTCTTCTCCGCTTTGTGTGTTATCGGTATTCTGTGTGGCGCCATTTCGTTCCTTTACACCAATCATGATGCAGTGACTACCTACTTTTCGTAACAGCATGTCTTCTTCCCGCGCTCCGAGACGACGCACGCGTTTCCGTGTGCTTACTCCCTCTCTGTTCTCGGCGTGGGGGTCGCTGTTCACGTCAGAATCTTTCGCGCAAATTTCAGGTGAATATATCGTCTCCTCGTTGTCATTCAGACGGGAGGTGATTAGGTCATCAGCGCTGTCGCTCGCGTTCGCCTGATCGAGCCTCCTTTCGCCGCCATCCGTCAGAATCGAATGAGCTGCTCTAGTGCCGCCGctgttcttcttttcttcaacAGGCATCATCGCCACTTCAGAAGGATCTCGTATTTGGGGTGTCTTATCAGAAGTACCATGGGAATGAACCGTCTTCCGTGTATCTGGCTCCTCTTGGTTCGTTGCATGGAGCGAAGAGCGCAGTGATGCTGGAACCTGCAAAGGTGAGTTAAACTTTCTCCTTTTAACTatttaatgtaatataatatgcGTATACGTTGACatgtatatttttcactttAACCACACAGAATCGTTATATGTAATAGGCCCCAAATCGAATACAGAAACCGACTTATGGGTATACATTGAACACAAGTCAAGAATCAGCAAATTTCAAGTTGCTGTCCTGTCCTACATACTGTAATTACAAACCTTTTGCGTGCCTCATCACTTCAAACTGGAGATTCACTACTTTGGCTAGCTCATTATTTCGTCAAGATAATGATATCAACCTCCTTGAGTCATGAGCTTCGTGCAGGCAGTTTTACagtgcttttttgttgttatttgatgtacatttgtGATTTTGCACACGCGGAAATACTGTAAGGGAAGTGGTGCCTTTGATGATACTTTGCAGAGCAACTCATCTCAATAACTCCTCTTACCGCAGGGTATAACTGTCTGCTCATCTCAAACTCCATGGACGTACTTCGAGCGTCTTTGTATCTTAACCTTTCAGCCGACTCCTTCCCCTTCGTTTGATTGGACGTTGGTCCGTGCTCAGCGTCGAGTTCGCGGGCGTCCACATTGTTGTTAGCAACGTTATCATGCTGATCTGGGCCGAAATCGGTTCGTGTTCTGTTAAGATAACCAATGAAGAAGGCAATGGTATGGATGTGTAGTTGAGTGATGCATAAGCCCTACATAAACCAGGGGCTGATACTAACGTTTCTCTTTGGTGATCTGTTTGGgtcactaaaatctttaaatctgaaattttggtggcccgacaaaGAAATGCAGTAACCCGAAAGAAGAGCAAAcgtaaaatcaattttgaatcttagttgcccgATACGGACACCAGAAGATAACCGTTTTCGGCAAAATGGTGGcatgacatcaatttttagtggccccaggccactgctaatgtcgagccctgcgtaaagacacacatatatatacacactttctcacacacacacacacacacacacacacacacacacacacacacacatacacatgcacccACATAAATACACTGACATTGCTGCTCATAGCATTTGGTAATGCTAATATCTATCATTTTTACCCAAACAGTGCATACTATTATACTCCTTTATTTCGCCAGTGAAGATGTTGATAATTTCAACAAAATTCTTAAATTTTgctactcattttttttttctgaacagcAGAAGTAACAGCATATGAAATATGTTATATCATAGGAGTGACTTAAACGTAAAGCAGCGTATTTGGAGGAGCTGGAGAACTGACGTGACTTAGTTTGATACAGGACAAATTATTTTGTAGCTTAATGTTGGCGTAATTTCTAATGATAAATGGAATAGTGttcttggggaaaaaaaagagcgaaAAGGCTTTACGTTACCACACTTACtctacaaacaaatgaaaaatcatCAAGTATTGATGGACGGGAATGTTCATTATTCATGGTGAGGTTGGGATTGGGATTAGAGCGTGGTTGGTATAAATGCTCTTCACTCACGCCATCAGGTAGGGAATGTTCAAATGTCTTTTGTATCATGTTCAGGATCATGTATTGCATTGTCATCTAGCTGCTTTTCCAATTAACGGGATGTGTCATTTTCTTGCAGCATTAcgattctctttctttcctcctcCCTGGAAAAATAGTCGCCTCTGATCAATCATTAATATGCCAAGAATGGCACTTTAAAATGTATCATCCGAGACACGAAATCTCGGCTGAATatgacacacaaatattttatgaaggatcgttcccctcccctccccctcctccctcccgGACGAAAGGTTTCCAGCTATCCTGTGTCGTTCTTCACGCAGACCTCGAGAGCTGGAGGCGAGATTGCTGCCTTGGGCTCAGCAATCTTCGCGCGAAGATGTTCACTTTCGGGTGTTGGTCATATCGGGTACGAAATGACCACTTAACGACTCTAACTCCAGCACCAGCGGGCATCATCCCCGCGGGTGTGCCGTCGCCATGGCATCTCATCAGGGAGGGCAACGGCATTCTCGCCTAACCGCCCTCAACGAAGAATTGCACGCTTCAATGAAAGCTGGCCACGCTACCTCATGGGTAATTGGacaaagtcccccccccccccaccaccaccatcctATCCCCTCCCTTCCTTCTTTTCCCTGTGCGCCACTGGTTTATAGTCTGCGGAAAGAACTATGATAGCAAATCAGAGCAGTCAAGTCGAACGAGGGGAGCACAAACAATTACGAAAATTCACTTCTGTAGGAATGACGCTGTTAACGCCTGCGGCCGACTTCTCCTGGCATCGACACGTATCTACGATTCCCGAAATCGGCTTTCACTTCTAACGTAAGTAAGGCGCAAAGAAATGCAAATGACGCAAATGCTGTTTAGTCTGAGCCGTAGTATTTGTAACAAATGGAACTTGCCAGCGTGCCAGCGATGCGTATCTAATTAGTATTCGGTGTCGAAGACGGGAAATTCTGTGGCCGGAGAGTAAGCATTTTGTGTTTACAGTCGATACAGCATTGTTTCTGCTGAAAATACCACTCGGTTCGTTCCAACACGTGACGGCCAATTTAGCCGTAATTGGaattaaacaaaacaaggtaaaaagGTATACCATAGAAAATCAGTTATGGATTAATGATTATGCATTATATAGAGAGGGGTATGTATTAATTCTTCATTTTGCAGATCACTGATCAGTTTtggtccccctccccccccccccccgaacaaaaaatacaacaacTTTACAATACTCATAATGTACATTCGACGTATATAGGTAAAACATTCTTCTGCTGCTCGCTCGATGAAATGTTAAAgttgattattttgttgttacACTCAGTCTTATATTCAATGCTTCAGTATGCGAGCACAAGGCCATGTTGTTCTAAATTTCACCAGCGTATGTAGCTTCCTACACTGCTCTATGGACATTTGAGCCAAACGACATTTAAGTTAATTGCCTCTGTTATTATTAATAAACTCTTCTAAAATCTAAAACGAACATGAGGCCAGAGGCCATATGGCAGATTACTCGAGAAAGGGGCGCTGGAATGTAATGAGGAATCCAGTCCgtatctcattttcttttcctctctctttctcttccactTTCAGACACATATTCAGGCAACCTTTCAGTCTAAGATCCAAGTGATTGATATAGGTTCAAGCATGTACAACATTCATTTACCTTTCCAAATCTTCGTATAAGTACGAAATCTTTTTTCGACGTTAATCGTCTTTCAAATTTACGATGAATATTTTGTATAAACTTTGTAATTCTGATTTTTCAGTTCATGTGCTATAATATCAAAGGTTCAGTATAGACCCTCTAATATTCAATTTAAAACCGATACTGAAACACGCAAAACAAATTGAAAGCATATAAACACTAACATTTAcgttttcgaaaaaaaaagaagatcatcAGTCCCGTTCATTTCCCCTTTACTTTCCTGAAACGTAAGCGATTGCATGCAAATGTATTGTGTTTGTCTGTGAGCGTTTAAAGTGAGATTGTCGAtttgagagacagagagagagagagaaaaaaagtggatTTTCAATTTGATTCTACGATTTTAAAGATGTCGTGTTTCTGTCGTAATTtaccactgtttttttttaatctgtctaTACGCCTTTtagtggggggcgcaagggatttttggttcaattttttccaaaagcaccaaaatttggcacacatgtagcccaaaccatactatttcaatttttgatgggcgccaagaagggcgccctctggggcggccatattggcaaaatccaatatggccgccatataggtttaaaggtcacttgcatttCAACACATAGaagggttacaatcatttaaaaagtcaggttaagaggttttctgggtcaaggaattcgaatctgaagttgttttatggtctgaagtcaatttttccttataaggtcaccttaaggtcatttaggggtcaagccattgtattcataacagtttattgaagaaatggcttgcccatggtcaatattccaggaatgccagcctaagtaatagaattgcagttgtcgacggctgaaaaaggcgtatttcttgtaaagggcgccctccggggcggcatatttacaaaatccaatatggctgccacctacgtttaaaggccagtccataacaacaacaacaaaaaaaaaaaaaacctttaaagtgttacaataatttgaaaagtcagctttagaggttttatgggtcaagggATTCGATTCTggagttgtttttatggtctgatgtcaacttttccttataagTTCTCCCTAAAGGTCATTTGGGGTCAAACCATCATATTCACAAAAGgtaatttagaaaatggctTGCCTATAGTCAATTTAGGAGGAATGCTAGCCctgctaatagaattgcagttgttgagggctgtgagagagggagaggtgggctttctcacgagtaacatcaatatatctgctttcgtgttaagatttcaaacactaTATGTATACACTCATGAAAtataataagaacccctttctgagagtaattaGGTTTAACAGTGTTTAAGGGATCTTACtacggtaatttttttttttctgcatcatttcaatcATGGCCTGTTATAATATGGCTATACAAGCTTTTAAGTGAGGTTCTGTCCAAagctatggaatatcatagttcatgtgacaatcattccattaattatttttacattgcaggcgctaagaggaaatgtcctcaccgactggtcatatctgcggaattcaatatatttgcatttgcgTTAATGGCAGCCAAAAGAGCTACTCAGtagttagaattatgggtaatgccctttaaaagggttttcaagatttgattatgggattactattttcatcttcatctgcaaggaatgcaataaaaacatacatatatgaaaaataGAATCCTATTGCTACCTATTTATATTAATCGTTTAGCaataagaggggggggggtactctCTATATTCCCTGCGtccttgacgttgccactaaaaagagatgtgtttttatttctctgttgcagttcagggatcctcaatcacaatagatattcataattcagatttaaattcaatggaataATAACTATGAAGAAcactcctaatctggatgaaaaaaagaaaaaaaaaatctgtcgcGTTTAAGAGAGTTTTTATAGTACATTaggttggcatcaatttgctattttcgaacttgtgtaagaaagttcgattctaaagtccttgtaggaaatttatgtgcctccacagctaaatatgccgttcagagaacatgacggtcctggtgacgccatgtagggaacaagcatatttcacaggtgccacagtgacaccattaacagggtacatattagatatgctatagtacaactttcatgacaccttctagggtctGTTAAGATTCTAaccaaagtgcttggacgcaaattggtatgatatcacaagactttataagttggtatctcgttggtATGAAGACTACTATAGGTTGTAACTCTACTCTCTgcaacatctctacgacgcacgtctcctggagacgagcccaatctccaggattGGCAGGAAAATCGAACATTTCCGATTTTTGAAgagactatttccgtcttccagcttgtctccgagacgtctctgcgaagtctccatcactgtggccatgtcgtggggactaaatttgtctgcaacatcttcgagatgtccccgcatcttgtggagaccgtaataacataatggcgaCGAAAGGAGAAGTCGCCgagaaaagacgtctctgataagtccctgcgactgcaaaagccgtgccaacatccctgtaacttccaagcaaataagttgtccctttgtttgaagacgtcttggacgtcgccctggaaatcgcg includes these proteins:
- the LOC140230844 gene encoding uncharacterized protein translates to MLATQYLSEDTQTVLRAAFSPAFNISEQSIRPVVNLFNKIKTELPVDKFRLLVSLLLQIDFDPVPLENKYDILLIETRIVHLLQDYPDLALEVTSLLHDVSHQRDHYLNWLEHTRTRTDFGPDQHDNVANNNVDARELDAEHGPTSNQTKGKESAERLRYKDARSTSMEFEMSRQLYPAVPASLRSSLHATNQEEPDTRKTVHSHGTSDKTPQIRDPSEVAMMPVEEKKNSGGTRAAHSILTDGGERRLDQANASDSADDLITSRLNDNEETIYSPEICAKDSDVNSDPHAENREGVSTRKRVRRLGAREEDMLLRKVGSHCIMIGVKERNGATQNTDNTQSGEETSDGNPNTSRREDEDEMVLVIDNERSKERHKKRKRNPTGRKRANMVKVTALCRADAWLDKQEKRKQDKTKKGKTTDPDTCGDEGTEILMRKSQGGIVDDFEAVSTMTSEYLTTASDSVSGDESSTVDVCSLIDSQDPFADDCSGKTSDAIDIHASDSSSENMRYDSRGQKSTRSPALHLSVYQRSHCAVSSEDSDTQQGNSGSSLTPTVEPRLGSLGHFPSSSSGTILGKYDPNFPFTTAATVAAMSSRMDVCAFPEDATVADCDNQTPYSDQDTASSQRSVDVGTECNTVKCPSQVEENSFLSRLLRSPRPLTKTVAAEKKKSEKRRLRQPKKERKAKKPRRSRRLRRKQSRDGDESFHQDGDKHVYTTGKRHTCCS